The following proteins are encoded in a genomic region of Acidobacteriota bacterium:
- a CDS encoding glycosyltransferase family 9 protein, with product MHSVLDSTIEISEERQFAAREQLTDCGVDLSKRTVALGVGSTNSRAKRWPAERYAELSDRLQAELDVNVLLVGSKDEVDVAKSVASLASNKPISIVGKTSIDEVAAIFSEIDLMISNDMGLAHLAPAVGALTIVLFGPTDPETTAPFSRNSMVMREPVECSPCMLRECPIDHRCMTRITVDRVFDQAFRTMDTNHRNDADALSEIQLLH from the coding sequence ATGCATAGTGTTCTCGACTCGACGATCGAGATCTCAGAAGAACGGCAATTTGCGGCGCGCGAACAGTTGACCGACTGTGGGGTCGATCTGTCGAAAAGGACTGTTGCCCTTGGTGTCGGTTCGACGAATTCGCGTGCAAAGCGTTGGCCGGCAGAGCGATACGCCGAGTTGAGCGATCGTCTGCAGGCGGAATTGGACGTAAATGTTTTGCTTGTTGGATCTAAGGATGAGGTGGATGTTGCCAAATCTGTCGCGTCATTGGCCTCTAATAAGCCGATAAGTATTGTCGGCAAGACAAGCATCGATGAGGTTGCCGCCATTTTTAGTGAGATCGATCTGATGATCTCGAACGATATGGGCCTGGCACATTTGGCTCCCGCAGTCGGCGCCCTGACCATTGTCCTATTTGGCCCGACAGATCCGGAAACAACCGCTCCGTTTTCCCGGAATTCGATGGTCATGAGAGAACCAGTGGAATGTTCGCCGTGTATGTTGCGAGAATGTCCGATCGATCACAGGTGTATGACCCGTATAACGGTCGATCGTGTATTTGACCAAGCATTTAGAACTATGGACACTAATCATCGAAATGATGCCGATGCTCTCAGCGAAATTCAATTGTTACACTAA